Proteins from a single region of Gimesia sp.:
- a CDS encoding sigma-54 dependent transcriptional regulator, which yields MELPTLILVTRDTVLQQQILAHFKKTFHLIICSTLEDCLAHCREQEIDSILVDLRFLISGGHQEDHLLEQIEHHAPETELIMLTEEECPEILERRVACGTLKHIRGFASEAELLLDIDSLLNPEEKVLVSETMSMNAGGTPVASTGGSAGRGRSSGSRHNRQQDEVPLESDTSILHGITRRFETSSHEMKIMLNELEIAAQHDVTVLLIGETGAGKTYLSRLIHEVSPRRDEPFLNVACGALPNDLIESELFGHTRGSFTSAHADKEGKFLAAGRGTILLDEIDVLGPEQQVKLLRVIETGEFEPIGSNKTHVNQARLVVASNMDLQPLVEQGKFRPDLYYRLNMLKFDVLPLRRRKSDVIMLATGFVKQMATKHNIVIEGIDDEFLDALHAYPWPGNVRELENVIRRAVIYCRDGILRRENLPTHILMGQAGPTNDPSVILGHQRQSDSERLGDQVAVTEKELIEQALFKNNYSRTNTAKTLGISRVTLYNKMKKYGMSTKK from the coding sequence ATGGAACTGCCTACACTGATTCTCGTCACACGCGATACTGTCCTGCAGCAACAGATCCTGGCACATTTCAAGAAAACATTTCATTTGATCATCTGCAGTACTCTGGAAGACTGCCTGGCCCACTGCCGGGAACAGGAGATCGACTCCATTCTCGTCGATCTGCGGTTCCTGATTTCAGGCGGACACCAGGAAGATCATCTGCTCGAGCAGATTGAACACCACGCCCCCGAAACCGAACTGATCATGCTGACCGAGGAGGAATGTCCGGAAATCCTCGAACGTCGAGTCGCCTGCGGTACCCTGAAACACATCAGAGGCTTCGCCAGCGAAGCGGAACTGCTGCTCGACATCGATTCTTTGTTGAACCCGGAAGAAAAAGTACTGGTCAGCGAAACCATGTCCATGAACGCGGGCGGTACCCCCGTCGCATCAACCGGTGGTAGTGCTGGTCGAGGCAGGTCCTCTGGGTCCCGGCACAACAGGCAACAGGACGAGGTCCCACTGGAATCGGACACATCAATTCTACACGGGATTACCCGTCGCTTTGAAACCAGTTCGCATGAGATGAAGATCATGCTCAACGAACTGGAGATCGCCGCTCAACACGATGTGACCGTACTGCTCATCGGGGAAACCGGAGCCGGTAAAACATACCTCTCGCGGCTGATTCACGAAGTCTCTCCCCGCCGGGATGAACCGTTCCTGAACGTCGCCTGTGGTGCTCTACCCAACGACCTGATTGAAAGTGAACTCTTCGGCCACACCCGAGGTTCGTTTACCAGTGCCCACGCCGATAAGGAAGGTAAGTTTCTCGCTGCCGGCCGGGGTACGATTCTGCTGGACGAAATCGATGTGCTCGGCCCCGAACAGCAGGTCAAACTGTTACGGGTCATCGAAACCGGCGAGTTCGAACCGATCGGCTCCAATAAGACACACGTCAACCAGGCACGACTCGTCGTGGCCAGCAACATGGACCTGCAGCCGCTGGTTGAACAGGGCAAATTCCGACCGGACCTTTACTATCGTCTCAACATGCTGAAGTTTGACGTCCTTCCGCTGCGTCGTCGCAAGTCGGACGTCATCATGCTGGCAACAGGCTTCGTCAAACAGATGGCGACGAAACACAATATTGTGATCGAAGGCATCGACGATGAATTCCTCGACGCACTCCACGCCTACCCCTGGCCCGGCAACGTGCGTGAACTGGAAAACGTGATTCGCCGTGCCGTGATTTACTGTCGCGACGGTATCTTACGCAGAGAGAATCTGCCGACACACATTCTGATGGGACAGGCCGGACCAACCAACGATCCGTCGGTCATCCTGGGTCACCAGAGACAGAGCGACTCCGAACGACTGGGCGATCAGGTCGCGGTTACCGAGAAAGAACTGATCGAGCAGGCTCTGTTCAAGAACAATTACAGCCGCACCAACACGGCGAAAACACTGGGCATCAGCCGCGTCACGCTGTACAACAAAATGAAGAAGTACGGCATGAGCACAAAAAAATGA
- a CDS encoding VOC family protein, which translates to MKNSSFVNRELVCTTLIVFIVSGIAAWAASSKTVPDVEYAKSTVDFGIVVSDLEKSLEFYKNALGMQEREMFAVTPEMGGDSGLSDYQAFKVYPLVLANDKTATNVKLMQFKEAPGKKVDNSFIHSSLGVSYLTLYVKDMNAALERAKAYGVKPIAKGPISLPEGFPKGVYLALVRDPDGNLVELVGPKK; encoded by the coding sequence ATGAAGAATTCCAGTTTTGTGAATCGCGAGCTGGTCTGTACGACGTTGATCGTGTTCATCGTCAGTGGGATCGCCGCGTGGGCCGCCAGTAGCAAGACTGTGCCGGATGTCGAATATGCCAAATCCACCGTCGACTTTGGGATTGTGGTCAGCGACCTGGAGAAATCTCTCGAGTTCTATAAAAACGCCCTTGGCATGCAGGAACGCGAGATGTTCGCAGTGACTCCCGAAATGGGAGGCGACTCGGGTCTGTCCGATTACCAGGCGTTCAAAGTGTATCCCCTGGTACTGGCGAATGATAAAACGGCGACCAATGTCAAACTGATGCAGTTCAAAGAGGCACCGGGTAAGAAGGTCGACAACTCCTTCATCCACTCATCACTGGGTGTGAGCTACCTGACGCTCTACGTCAAAGACATGAATGCCGCCCTTGAACGGGCGAAAGCTTATGGCGTCAAGCCGATTGCCAAAGGACCGATCTCACTGCCGGAAGGTTTCCCTAAAGGGGTTTACCTGGCACTGGTTCGCGATCCCGATGGCAACCTGGTCGAACTGGTCGGTCCGAAGAAATAA
- a CDS encoding translocation protein TolB → MKSILPVLTGCLICLTLVLTPDAQSRADEKKQTNRTRFYIASPEGKDPQVFFVAEDYYNTGSPVFSPDGQKLAFDGWKSQEGESFSNVHIMVVNADGSDFKVLRPGAMPSWSPGGNRIAFSKPPYSVAVMNADGTNEKIIAERGWGGQWSPDGTRIAYYYGNNIRIYNLIEDTTTELFPQENNPYASFTWNMTWSPDSNWICILGRRAEDRSYDVLTVNTAGSKAGYKVHFNSKRSPYQDMAWSPRGDQIVFGSPTSPRQLLQFNPAEDKPPTPLDITVDGNINGDVTFSPDGQRLLFNARDK, encoded by the coding sequence ATGAAATCTATACTGCCCGTGCTCACCGGCTGCCTGATCTGTCTCACACTCGTTCTCACTCCCGATGCACAGTCCCGCGCGGATGAGAAAAAACAGACCAACCGCACCCGCTTCTATATCGCCTCCCCCGAAGGCAAAGATCCCCAGGTGTTTTTCGTTGCGGAAGACTACTACAACACCGGCTCCCCCGTGTTTTCTCCCGATGGACAGAAGCTCGCCTTCGATGGCTGGAAATCGCAGGAGGGGGAAAGTTTCTCGAATGTCCACATCATGGTCGTCAACGCAGATGGATCTGACTTCAAGGTCCTGCGTCCCGGCGCAATGCCCAGTTGGTCACCCGGCGGAAACCGCATCGCTTTCTCCAAGCCCCCTTACAGTGTCGCGGTGATGAACGCGGATGGCACTAATGAGAAAATCATCGCCGAACGAGGCTGGGGCGGACAATGGTCGCCCGACGGAACACGCATCGCCTACTACTACGGCAACAATATCCGTATATATAACCTGATCGAAGACACGACAACCGAGCTCTTTCCGCAAGAAAACAATCCTTACGCCAGTTTCACCTGGAACATGACCTGGTCCCCCGACAGCAACTGGATCTGCATTTTGGGCCGACGGGCTGAGGACCGGAGTTACGATGTCCTCACCGTCAACACCGCCGGCAGTAAGGCAGGTTATAAAGTTCATTTCAACAGTAAACGCTCTCCTTACCAGGACATGGCCTGGTCGCCGCGGGGAGACCAGATCGTCTTCGGCTCTCCAACCTCGCCCCGACAACTGCTGCAATTCAACCCCGCGGAGGACAAACCACCCACGCCGCTGGACATCACCGTGGACGGAAACATCAACGGCGACGTTACCTTTTCCCCCGACGGTCAACGGCTGCTGTTCAACGCACGCGATAAATAG